Proteins encoded within one genomic window of Arachis ipaensis cultivar K30076 chromosome B08, Araip1.1, whole genome shotgun sequence:
- the LOC107611867 gene encoding nucleosome assembly protein 1;3-like — MKNNEVLAEEISERDEGALKFLKDIKWSRIDNPKGFKPEFYFDTNPYFTNTVLTKTNHMIDEDEPILEKAIGTEIQWHPGKCLMQKILKKSPRRVQRTQNLLQRLKTESFFNFFNPPQVPEDDEDIDEDMSEELQNQMEQE, encoded by the exons ATGAAAAACAATGAAGTGTTAGCTGAAGAG ATTTCAGAGCGTGATGAAGGTGCTCTCAAGTTTCTCAAAGATATCAAGTGGAGCAGGATAGACAACCCAAAAGGATTCAAGCCTGAGTTTTATTTCGATACCAATCCTTATTTCACAAACACTGTTTTGACAAAAACAAATCACATGATTGATGAGGATGAGCCAATATTGGAAAAAGCAATTGG GACTGAAATTCAATGGCACCCAGGGAAATGCTTGATGCAGAAGATTCTTAAGAAAAGTCCAAGAAGGGTTCAAAGAACGCAAAACCTATTACAAAGACTGAAAACTGAGagtttcttcaattttttcaatCCACCACAAGTTCCTGAAGATGATGAAGATATTGATGAAGATATG TCCGAGGAACTTCAAAATCAGATGGAGCAAGAATGA